A single Crateriforma conspicua DNA region contains:
- a CDS encoding DNA-directed RNA polymerase subunit alpha C-terminal domain-containing protein, with translation MSDLEIEVLDLKELVLSNNSFGPSDVTSIRNAITENYGHFGELRDAVGEMEADTMLSPAGKTKMGVCQFLLGRFRDSLETLQSADGSAMALFYQARCQFELRHYDEAIATYEAAQKSGYNEDECKIRTAESHRYAGRIDQSLAILDDIFGPAEQTPEYMYQRAATVAAVGGRLEEAMTLYERAINTDPNHAGALFGLALENDRLGNDEESLALYERAAKAFPTGIGALINLGLIYEDRDQYDRAQSCYKRILDCYPEHPQASLYIKDASATGNQLYDEEAQRRNDKLAQILNMPVNNFELSVRSRNCLQKMGIDTIGDLTRTTEAELLSSKNFGETSLFEIREMLTSKGLSLGQFAHEKKSNDPPIDTSHMSPDEQALLERPISDLNLSVRARKCMARLQLNTIGELIRKTGDDMLECKNFGVTSLNEVREKLADLGLKMRGD, from the coding sequence ATGAGTGACCTCGAAATCGAAGTCCTCGATTTGAAAGAATTGGTTTTGTCGAACAATTCGTTCGGCCCGTCGGATGTGACCTCCATCCGCAATGCCATCACCGAAAACTACGGTCACTTCGGTGAACTGCGCGACGCAGTCGGCGAAATGGAAGCTGACACGATGCTCAGCCCCGCCGGCAAAACCAAGATGGGCGTGTGCCAGTTTCTGCTGGGGCGGTTCAGAGATTCGCTGGAAACGCTGCAGTCGGCCGACGGCAGCGCGATGGCGTTGTTCTACCAGGCTCGATGCCAGTTCGAATTGCGTCATTACGACGAAGCGATCGCGACCTACGAAGCCGCTCAGAAATCTGGCTACAACGAAGACGAGTGCAAGATCCGCACCGCCGAAAGTCACCGTTACGCCGGACGCATCGACCAGTCGCTGGCGATTTTGGACGATATTTTCGGCCCGGCCGAACAGACCCCGGAATACATGTACCAGCGTGCGGCCACCGTCGCAGCGGTCGGTGGACGCCTGGAAGAAGCGATGACGCTGTACGAACGCGCCATCAACACCGACCCCAATCACGCCGGCGCATTGTTCGGCCTGGCGTTGGAAAACGACCGACTGGGCAACGACGAAGAAAGTTTGGCCCTGTACGAGCGTGCCGCCAAGGCGTTCCCGACCGGTATCGGTGCACTGATCAATTTGGGACTGATCTACGAAGACCGTGATCAGTACGACCGTGCCCAGTCGTGTTACAAGCGAATTCTGGATTGCTATCCCGAACACCCGCAGGCCAGCCTGTACATCAAGGACGCTTCGGCGACCGGCAACCAGCTGTATGACGAAGAAGCCCAGCGTCGCAACGACAAGCTGGCCCAGATCTTGAACATGCCGGTCAACAATTTCGAACTCAGCGTTCGCAGTCGCAATTGTCTGCAGAAGATGGGCATCGACACGATCGGAGATCTGACCCGCACGACCGAAGCCGAATTGCTAAGCAGCAAGAACTTCGGCGAAACCAGCCTGTTCGAAATCCGCGAAATGCTGACGTCCAAGGGCCTGTCCCTCGGACAATTCGCCCACGAAAAGAAAAGCAACGATCCGCCGATCGACACCAGCCACATGTCGCCCGACGAACAGGCGTTGCTGGAACGTCCGATCAGCGATCTGAACTTGTCCGTGCGTGCTCGCAAGTGCATGGCACGGCTGCAGCTGAACACGATCGGCGAACTGATTCGCAAGACCGGCGACGACATGCTGGAATGCAAGAATTTCGGCGTGACCAGCCTGAACGAGGTTCGGGAAAAGCTGGCCGATCTGGGTTTGAAGATGCGTGGCGACTGA
- a CDS encoding TraX family protein, with amino-acid sequence MPPRNAALDTLRGLAIVLMLVDHAAAYWFDVRIELTSVRLITRLSMPLFCLLLGYFLPTDRRFRAVRLLQILAAAVAVNLVYWPLNHQLEILASLLLAAVVGTAMGRTAPLMLASILFYRLDPVSRWFDYQPTLVFALVGQGAMLRRFGIGPAIASGLALLGITISGHWIRPTDTHRFVVWFSLPATILVGLGRRFPDFRVIGLDWLGRHPLSIYVAHFYVIAAIAWALGGN; translated from the coding sequence TTGCCCCCTCGAAACGCAGCCTTGGACACGCTTCGCGGTTTGGCGATCGTCCTGATGCTGGTCGATCACGCGGCCGCCTACTGGTTTGACGTGCGGATCGAATTGACCAGCGTTCGGCTGATCACTCGGCTAAGCATGCCGCTGTTTTGCCTGCTGTTGGGCTACTTTTTGCCCACCGACCGGCGTTTTCGTGCCGTTCGTTTACTACAGATCCTGGCCGCGGCAGTCGCGGTGAACTTGGTCTACTGGCCGCTGAATCACCAACTGGAGATTCTGGCCAGCCTGTTGCTGGCCGCGGTGGTGGGGACCGCGATGGGGCGGACGGCACCGCTGATGCTGGCGTCGATTCTGTTTTATCGTCTGGATCCCGTGTCTCGCTGGTTCGATTATCAGCCCACGCTGGTGTTTGCACTGGTCGGTCAGGGTGCGATGCTGCGTCGCTTCGGGATCGGGCCGGCGATCGCCAGCGGCTTGGCGTTGCTGGGCATCACGATCAGCGGGCACTGGATTCGGCCGACGGACACGCACCGTTTTGTGGTCTGGTTCAGCCTTCCGGCGACGATTTTGGTTGGTCTAGGTCGACGATTCCCAGACTTCCGCGTGATCGGTTTGGATTGGCTGGGTCGTCATCCTTTGTCGATCTATGTCGCCCACTTCTACGTCATCGCCGCGATCGCCTGGGCGCTGGGCGGCAATTAG
- a CDS encoding sulfatase-like hydrolase/transferase, producing MFDLMRWSVLFVGMVAFYMPCHAQRPNVVLIVADDLGYSDVGFNGCKEIPTPNLDALADRGVVFECGYASHPYCSPSRAGLLTGRYQQRFGHECNPEPSESFDASPNPPGLPLTEQTIADRLRASGYSTAAIGKWHLGDQVQYWPNRRGFDHWFGFSGGGLSYWGDPGNKPASMAVHRGDMPVDRKSLTYLTDDFSEEAVRFVQSPSDQPFFLYLAYNAPHAPDQATRRHLEKTAHIEYGGRAVYGAMVAGMDEGIGKVVNALEQAGKLDNTLIVFFSDNGGRKEHAMNFPYRGHKGMLFEGGIRVPFLISWPAGIAPGRRVADPVTSLDLCPTILAATSTDVDADELDGVNLMPMLDGSRLSPLPARTLFWRYAMGDDQYGYAVRYGDWKLVDSGYKNRKLLFDLSRDPWERDDLADGNPQKVQELSSLIRQWDRDNVAPRWGDAHGPHVREEELARQAIVNAASRGDKSRK from the coding sequence ATGTTTGATCTGATGCGATGGTCCGTCCTGTTCGTGGGGATGGTCGCTTTTTACATGCCGTGTCATGCCCAACGGCCCAACGTGGTTTTGATTGTGGCCGATGACTTGGGCTACAGCGATGTCGGTTTCAATGGCTGTAAAGAAATCCCCACTCCGAACCTGGATGCATTGGCCGACCGCGGCGTCGTCTTTGAATGTGGATATGCATCGCACCCGTACTGCAGCCCCAGTCGCGCCGGGCTGTTGACCGGTCGGTATCAACAGCGATTTGGTCACGAATGCAATCCGGAACCGTCGGAGTCGTTTGACGCATCGCCCAACCCACCGGGCTTGCCGCTGACCGAACAGACCATCGCCGATCGCTTGCGTGCGTCGGGGTATTCGACCGCGGCGATTGGCAAATGGCACTTGGGTGATCAAGTGCAATACTGGCCCAACCGGCGCGGGTTTGATCACTGGTTTGGTTTCAGTGGTGGTGGGCTCAGCTACTGGGGTGATCCGGGCAATAAGCCCGCGTCAATGGCGGTGCATCGGGGTGACATGCCGGTCGATCGAAAAAGCTTGACCTATTTGACGGATGATTTCTCTGAAGAAGCCGTGCGGTTCGTTCAAAGTCCGTCGGATCAACCGTTCTTTCTTTACTTGGCTTACAACGCACCGCATGCGCCCGATCAGGCCACCCGCAGGCACTTGGAAAAGACGGCGCATATCGAATACGGCGGCCGCGCTGTTTACGGTGCCATGGTCGCGGGGATGGATGAAGGCATCGGCAAGGTCGTCAATGCGCTGGAGCAAGCTGGAAAATTGGACAACACGCTGATCGTGTTCTTCAGTGACAACGGCGGCCGGAAGGAACACGCGATGAACTTTCCCTATCGCGGTCACAAAGGCATGCTTTTCGAAGGCGGCATACGTGTGCCATTTTTAATCAGCTGGCCGGCCGGCATCGCCCCCGGACGACGTGTCGCCGATCCTGTCACATCACTGGATTTGTGCCCGACCATTTTGGCGGCGACGTCGACCGATGTGGATGCCGATGAACTGGACGGCGTCAATTTGATGCCGATGTTGGATGGGTCGCGGCTGAGCCCGCTTCCGGCACGCACGTTGTTTTGGCGTTACGCGATGGGCGACGATCAATATGGGTACGCGGTGCGGTACGGCGATTGGAAACTGGTCGACAGCGGTTACAAGAATCGTAAGCTTCTGTTTGACCTTTCCCGCGACCCCTGGGAACGCGACGACTTGGCTGACGGGAACCCACAGAAGGTGCAGGAGTTGTCGTCGCTGATTCGTCAGTGGGACCGAGACAATGTTGCGCCTCGCTGGGGTGACGCCCACGGTCCGCACGTGCGTGAAGAAGAACTGGCCCGGCAAGCGATCGTTAATGCGGCTAGCCGTGGCGACAAATCGCGGAAGTAA
- the tgt gene encoding tRNA guanosine(34) transglycosylase Tgt → MSQFHFDLQHRDAATGARRGVFVTPHGPVQTPGFMPVGTQGTVKGVTIDQVAATGAHMILGNTYHLALRPGHETVRRLGGLHAMCGWEGPILTDSGGFQVFSLGEINKVTEHAATFRSHIDGRIVELTPEHSIEIQEALGSDVAMVLDHVIALPADPGAVTDAMERSIRWAKRCLEYANSDRQAKFAIVQGGLDETLRAQCARELTSMDFDGYAVGGLSVGEEPSEMYRVTAATTEHLPADHPRYLMGVGRPIDLLENVARGIDLFDCVMPTRNGRNSIAFTDAGPVKLRNAVHREDRRPVEQGCPCIACRHSRGYIRHLFNAGEMLGPILLSIHNLTYYQRLMAETRSAIEADRFEEFRREKIAGWDSAKTPGKATGSEAQ, encoded by the coding sequence ATGTCCCAATTCCACTTTGATCTTCAACACCGCGACGCGGCCACGGGTGCCCGTCGCGGTGTTTTTGTCACCCCCCATGGCCCCGTCCAGACGCCGGGCTTCATGCCCGTCGGCACCCAAGGGACCGTCAAGGGTGTGACCATCGACCAGGTCGCCGCGACCGGTGCCCACATGATCCTGGGCAACACATACCACCTGGCATTGCGGCCCGGGCACGAAACCGTTCGACGTCTCGGTGGCCTGCATGCGATGTGCGGCTGGGAAGGTCCGATCCTGACCGACAGCGGCGGGTTCCAAGTCTTCAGCCTGGGCGAAATCAACAAGGTCACCGAACACGCGGCAACCTTTCGAAGCCACATCGACGGACGGATCGTCGAACTGACCCCCGAGCATTCCATTGAGATCCAGGAAGCCCTGGGCAGCGATGTCGCGATGGTGCTGGATCACGTCATCGCACTTCCCGCCGACCCGGGCGCCGTGACCGATGCGATGGAGCGTTCCATCCGGTGGGCCAAACGATGCCTGGAATACGCCAACAGCGACCGCCAGGCGAAATTCGCCATCGTCCAAGGCGGGCTGGACGAAACCCTACGGGCACAATGTGCACGTGAATTGACGTCGATGGACTTTGATGGCTACGCGGTCGGCGGGCTGAGCGTCGGCGAAGAACCATCGGAAATGTATCGAGTGACCGCGGCCACCACCGAACATTTGCCGGCGGATCATCCGCGTTACCTAATGGGCGTCGGCCGCCCCATCGATCTGTTGGAGAACGTCGCTCGCGGTATTGACCTGTTCGACTGCGTCATGCCGACACGAAACGGACGCAACAGCATTGCGTTCACCGACGCCGGACCGGTCAAGCTTCGCAATGCCGTCCACCGCGAAGACCGTCGTCCGGTCGAACAGGGATGCCCCTGCATCGCATGCCGACACAGCCGTGGATACATCCGGCACCTGTTCAACGCCGGTGAAATGCTGGGCCCGATCCTGTTGTCGATTCACAACCTGACGTACTACCAACGTTTGATGGCTGAGACTCGATCGGCGATCGAAGCGGACCGGTTTGAAGAATTCCGCCGCGAAAAAATCGCCGGATGGGATTCGGCTAAGACGCCCGGCAAGGCGACCGGATCAGAAGCTCAATAA
- a CDS encoding DUF4235 domain-containing protein — protein sequence MIESIKEKIADTVSEAPDERNAGIEPAENALAFAVALGMTFLARQTLQAGWRTTFDRDPPKNPASHEVAWKDALLWGAVSGAVVGIARIASRRASSKAYQRFKA from the coding sequence ATGATTGAATCCATCAAAGAAAAAATCGCTGACACCGTTTCCGAAGCTCCTGATGAACGAAACGCGGGCATCGAACCTGCTGAGAACGCATTGGCGTTTGCCGTCGCTTTAGGAATGACCTTCTTGGCGCGACAAACGCTGCAAGCCGGATGGCGCACCACGTTCGACCGTGACCCGCCTAAGAACCCGGCGTCGCATGAGGTCGCTTGGAAAGACGCCCTTTTGTGGGGCGCGGTGTCCGGCGCCGTTGTCGGCATCGCACGTATCGCATCCCGCCGCGCTTCATCAAAGGCGTATCAACGTTTCAAAGCCTAG
- a CDS encoding DUF1552 domain-containing protein, whose product MTTLGHCDSNRPVPSRRQTAAARRISRRTLLRGAAGVTVGLPLLEEMMLSTAVAGHSTSVPVRAFNVFFGLGIPAPLQREGYGGVLEPLESLKDKLLVMRNVDQVRCDQSGINAHFDGASGAFTAEPPSGEAKAGGPSIDQVIRRTQYADGLPTGMVPTLIGGTFFRRSRVSRYVHSYNIDGTVAASMQERPRDLFDRVFGHVDSGSNADESTVREKRLRKSVLDSVVDQYKHYTGPSSPLGTASRGRVADHLDRIRELEQRAFSLQRSQHTPVDPPPESSILHGGLADPGGEGIDITLDELTSEWRLMAELYALAVHADRVRFGSLTFLAAGERIRLTGDYHYGDRLVHTFDDASRLNASGSKGCSHEWWHKFNPKKDNTELRAHAHMKMREVAFFLKQLDAVTEANGKTILENSLVTISTESGDGRHNDPKRELSGVFHAISGGGGRFKTGQIMDVGQEGLDVYNTMLSAFDAASTLGPKRRDHQTVDAILA is encoded by the coding sequence ATGACGACACTCGGCCATTGCGATTCCAATCGTCCGGTACCCTCGCGACGGCAAACAGCGGCGGCACGGCGGATCAGTCGACGGACACTTCTTCGTGGGGCGGCGGGCGTCACGGTGGGCTTGCCGCTGTTGGAAGAAATGATGCTGTCCACCGCGGTGGCCGGGCATTCGACGAGCGTTCCGGTGCGGGCGTTCAACGTTTTCTTCGGTCTGGGGATCCCCGCCCCGTTGCAGCGGGAAGGATACGGCGGTGTTCTGGAACCGTTGGAGTCATTGAAAGACAAGCTTTTGGTGATGCGAAACGTCGACCAGGTTCGCTGTGACCAATCGGGGATCAATGCCCACTTCGACGGGGCCAGCGGCGCGTTTACGGCCGAACCACCCAGTGGTGAAGCCAAGGCGGGCGGACCGTCGATCGATCAGGTGATTCGTCGAACCCAATATGCCGACGGTTTGCCGACCGGAATGGTCCCGACGCTGATCGGTGGTACTTTCTTTCGGCGCAGTCGTGTCAGCCGATACGTACACAGCTACAACATCGACGGCACGGTCGCGGCCAGCATGCAGGAAAGGCCTCGCGATTTGTTTGATCGCGTGTTCGGTCACGTCGATAGCGGTAGCAATGCGGACGAATCCACGGTCCGCGAAAAACGCTTACGCAAAAGCGTGTTGGATAGCGTGGTTGATCAGTACAAGCATTACACCGGACCGTCGTCACCACTGGGAACGGCATCTCGCGGTCGCGTTGCCGATCACTTGGATCGCATTCGGGAGTTAGAACAGCGTGCGTTTTCACTGCAGCGGTCTCAGCACACGCCGGTGGATCCGCCGCCGGAATCGTCGATTCTGCACGGCGGTTTGGCCGATCCCGGTGGTGAAGGCATCGACATCACGCTGGATGAATTGACCAGCGAATGGCGGCTGATGGCAGAACTTTATGCGTTGGCCGTCCATGCTGATCGCGTTCGATTCGGGTCGTTGACCTTTTTGGCCGCGGGGGAACGCATCCGATTGACCGGTGATTACCATTATGGCGATCGATTGGTTCACACCTTTGACGACGCGTCTCGGCTGAACGCATCGGGCAGCAAAGGTTGCAGCCACGAATGGTGGCACAAGTTCAATCCGAAGAAGGACAACACGGAGTTGCGGGCACACGCCCACATGAAGATGCGTGAAGTTGCGTTCTTCTTGAAACAGTTGGATGCCGTGACCGAGGCCAACGGCAAAACGATCCTGGAAAACAGCCTGGTCACGATATCGACCGAATCAGGCGACGGTCGGCACAATGATCCGAAACGTGAATTGTCCGGCGTCTTCCATGCCATCAGTGGTGGTGGCGGACGGTTCAAGACGGGACAGATCATGGACGTCGGGCAAGAAGGATTAGACGTTTACAACACGATGCTGTCGGCCTTCGATGCCGCATCGACGTTGGGGCCCAAGCGACGTGACCATCAAACGGTCGACGCGATCTTGGCCTGA
- a CDS encoding thioredoxin family protein codes for MSNQQQTAHFRRAIGLAIVGIFLTAFSATSPAAAEIPWKNSPEAALNAARSEGKPILVFVTAEWCHYCKKMKKDTWSDRTASSVVASNFQTLMLDGDRDKAVVKKLGLNGYPATLIYTPDGKFVTQKSGYMSPQQTLAWLASIAPR; via the coding sequence ATGTCGAATCAGCAACAGACCGCCCATTTCCGTCGGGCAATCGGGCTGGCGATTGTCGGAATATTCCTGACCGCGTTCTCTGCGACGTCACCCGCCGCGGCCGAAATTCCTTGGAAGAATTCGCCGGAAGCTGCATTGAATGCGGCACGGTCCGAAGGCAAGCCGATCCTGGTCTTCGTCACCGCGGAATGGTGCCACTACTGCAAGAAGATGAAGAAGGACACGTGGTCCGATCGCACCGCCAGCAGTGTCGTCGCGTCCAATTTCCAAACGCTGATGCTGGACGGCGACCGGGACAAAGCCGTGGTGAAAAAGCTGGGTTTGAACGGCTATCCGGCCACGCTGATCTACACACCCGACGGCAAATTCGTCACCCAGAAATCCGGCTACATGTCGCCTCAACAAACGCTGGCCTGGCTGGCATCGATCGCCCCCCGCTGA
- a CDS encoding DUF1592 domain-containing protein yields MRSSPFHQTLPPHGVAGSRPWLTGAVKILLGLLGLGGMLAVGEVGHAESGVHQTLFREKVAPILARHCIGCHDASTAEAGLDLSHRDTALRGGHDGVVIVEGQADHSALWQVIDADLMPPDRPPLTDTEKTVIRRWINNGASWPIDFVDPAIYSGSPVKPQQWVRRLTVDEYVHTVADVFGVDVQKQATRLLPADPRADGFRNTAYSLNVDLKNVQAYAQLAEQIVDSIPIERFGKRFHRGTKFTDKDMRGLIDAMGRHVYRGPLNESEIASLRGITTTVAAAGGTYEEAVRYVLLAMLQSPRFLYRIEQQVIDDPGRKQEFAPERSVAVSDFEMASRLSYAVWGGPPDKRLFDLASKKRLREREVVEAEVRRMLEDPRARRQSLLFASQWLDLDRLANLSPDPKRFPKWQAALADDMRRETLAFFEEVVWNRRRPLVRLLNEPVTFVTPRLANHYDLAVDVGADDDQTLKLVSLVDVPQRGGVLTQGSLLTIGGDDASMVTRGLFVLNDLLYSRVGDPPPGLDTTPVPPSPGRSHRDIALDRVRNDACGGCHAKFEPLAFGLERYDGVGTYRLTDEYGNKNRQDGAIQFPGDAMPTPFDDSAQMMDLLAQSDRVSKGITRKLIQFVMGRPLTMNDVSDVDQIHQAALAEGGTYMATMIAIATSDLMARGRADLQSSDSNESQP; encoded by the coding sequence ATGCGATCTTCGCCTTTCCATCAAACGCTTCCGCCCCACGGTGTTGCGGGATCTCGCCCATGGTTGACCGGGGCTGTCAAGATTTTGCTTGGTTTGCTGGGGCTGGGCGGCATGCTGGCTGTTGGCGAGGTGGGGCACGCCGAAAGCGGCGTCCATCAGACGTTGTTCCGTGAGAAGGTCGCGCCGATTTTGGCCCGTCACTGCATCGGGTGTCACGACGCGTCGACGGCCGAGGCGGGGCTGGATCTATCGCATCGCGATACGGCGCTGCGGGGTGGGCACGATGGTGTGGTGATCGTCGAGGGCCAGGCGGATCACAGCGCATTGTGGCAAGTCATCGACGCCGACCTGATGCCGCCGGATCGTCCGCCGTTGACCGACACGGAAAAGACGGTCATTCGCCGCTGGATCAACAACGGTGCATCTTGGCCGATCGATTTCGTTGATCCGGCGATCTATTCGGGTTCCCCCGTCAAGCCCCAGCAATGGGTTCGTCGATTGACCGTGGACGAATACGTTCACACGGTTGCGGATGTCTTCGGGGTGGACGTGCAAAAGCAGGCCACACGCCTGTTGCCCGCGGATCCTCGTGCGGATGGCTTTCGAAACACGGCTTACAGTCTGAACGTGGATCTGAAAAACGTTCAAGCGTATGCACAGTTGGCCGAGCAGATTGTGGATTCAATCCCGATCGAACGCTTTGGCAAAAGGTTTCATCGTGGAACCAAGTTCACCGACAAGGACATGCGTGGGCTGATCGATGCGATGGGGCGACATGTCTATCGCGGACCACTGAATGAATCGGAGATCGCGTCGCTGCGTGGCATCACGACCACCGTTGCGGCAGCCGGCGGGACGTACGAGGAAGCGGTGCGCTACGTGCTGCTGGCCATGCTGCAGTCGCCTCGATTCTTGTACCGAATCGAACAACAGGTGATCGATGATCCAGGAAGGAAACAAGAGTTTGCACCGGAGCGATCTGTGGCGGTGTCCGACTTTGAAATGGCCAGTCGGCTGAGCTACGCGGTTTGGGGAGGCCCGCCGGACAAGCGTCTGTTCGATCTGGCTTCCAAAAAACGCTTGCGTGAGCGCGAAGTCGTTGAAGCGGAAGTTCGGCGAATGCTGGAAGATCCGCGAGCGCGTCGACAGTCACTGCTGTTCGCATCGCAGTGGTTGGACTTGGACCGCTTGGCAAATTTGAGTCCGGACCCAAAGCGTTTTCCGAAATGGCAGGCTGCTTTGGCCGATGACATGCGTCGGGAAACGCTTGCGTTTTTCGAGGAAGTCGTTTGGAATCGACGCCGCCCGCTGGTTAGGTTGTTGAATGAACCGGTGACCTTTGTGACGCCTCGCTTGGCCAATCACTATGACTTGGCCGTCGACGTTGGCGCCGATGATGATCAAACCTTGAAATTGGTTTCGTTGGTGGACGTTCCCCAGCGCGGCGGGGTGTTGACGCAAGGCAGTCTTTTGACCATCGGCGGCGACGATGCATCCATGGTGACTCGTGGGTTATTCGTCCTGAACGATCTGCTTTACAGTCGCGTCGGTGATCCTCCACCCGGTTTGGATACGACCCCGGTTCCACCCAGTCCGGGACGATCTCATCGTGACATCGCGCTGGATCGCGTACGAAATGATGCGTGTGGCGGCTGCCATGCGAAGTTCGAACCGTTGGCGTTTGGCTTGGAACGTTATGACGGCGTGGGAACGTATCGGTTGACCGATGAATACGGCAACAAGAATCGTCAGGATGGTGCGATTCAATTTCCTGGTGACGCGATGCCGACGCCGTTTGATGATTCTGCCCAGATGATGGATCTGTTGGCCCAAAGCGATCGTGTGTCCAAGGGAATCACGAGAAAACTGATTCAGTTTGTGATGGGGCGTCCGCTGACCATGAACGATGTGTCAGACGTCGACCAAATTCATCAGGCCGCGTTGGCCGAAGGTGGGACGTACATGGCGACGATGATCGCCATCGCGACCAGTGATTTGATGGCTCGTGGGCGAGCCGATTTACAGTCTTCAGATTCCAATGAGAGCCAGCCATGA
- the gnd gene encoding decarboxylating NADP(+)-dependent phosphogluconate dehydrogenase, producing MSGDCDFGLIGLAVMGENLALNVESRGYKVAVYNRTTSKVDDLIAGRAAGKNFVGTHSIEDFVKAVKRPRKLMMLVKAGPAVDAIIESLIPLCEPGDIIIDGGNTYYVDTERRTKTVEDAGLLYVGAGVSGGEEGALKGPSLMPGGSKEAWPEIKDMFQAIAAKVGPNDDIPCCEWVGPRGAGHYVKMVHNGIEYGDMQLICEAYQLLKELAGLSNDELYDVFAKWNEGELQSYLIEITRDIFSVKDDQGGDGYLVDKVLDVAGAKGTGKWMSQLALDLGVPSTLVTTAVFARGLSAQKDARVRASESLRGPGAESNPQWSALTESVIGDKQGFIDAVRDALYASKIVSYAQGFVQLQAASTEHDWDLDYGQSALLWRGGCIIRAQFLDRIKEAFDDQPNLENLLLYPFFKDAIEQCQPAWRRVVAAASIAGIPVPAFGAALNYYDGYRMDRLPANLLQAQRDYFGAHTYKRVDRDGTFHSEWLDLRRPVS from the coding sequence ATGAGCGGCGACTGTGATTTTGGACTGATCGGGCTGGCCGTGATGGGCGAAAACTTGGCCCTGAACGTCGAATCACGCGGCTACAAGGTTGCCGTTTACAACCGCACGACTTCCAAAGTCGACGACCTGATCGCGGGTCGTGCCGCGGGCAAGAACTTCGTCGGCACGCATTCGATCGAAGACTTCGTCAAAGCCGTCAAACGGCCGCGAAAGCTGATGATGCTGGTCAAAGCCGGCCCGGCGGTCGACGCGATCATTGAATCGTTGATCCCCCTGTGCGAACCCGGTGACATCATCATCGACGGCGGCAACACGTACTACGTCGACACCGAGCGACGCACCAAGACGGTCGAAGACGCGGGGCTGTTGTACGTGGGAGCCGGTGTCAGCGGTGGCGAAGAGGGCGCGCTGAAGGGTCCCAGTTTGATGCCGGGCGGCAGCAAAGAAGCCTGGCCGGAAATCAAGGACATGTTCCAGGCCATCGCGGCCAAGGTCGGGCCCAACGACGACATTCCCTGTTGCGAATGGGTCGGCCCACGTGGCGCCGGTCACTACGTCAAAATGGTCCACAACGGCATCGAATACGGCGACATGCAGCTGATTTGCGAAGCCTATCAGTTGCTGAAAGAACTGGCGGGGCTAAGCAACGACGAACTTTACGACGTGTTTGCCAAATGGAATGAGGGCGAACTGCAAAGCTACCTGATCGAAATCACCCGCGACATTTTCAGTGTCAAAGATGACCAGGGCGGTGACGGGTATCTGGTGGACAAGGTTCTGGACGTCGCCGGTGCCAAGGGCACCGGAAAATGGATGAGCCAACTGGCCTTGGACCTGGGCGTCCCCAGCACCCTGGTCACCACCGCCGTGTTCGCCCGCGGCTTGTCGGCTCAAAAGGACGCCCGCGTCCGTGCCAGCGAATCGCTTCGCGGCCCCGGCGCTGAATCGAATCCCCAATGGTCGGCACTGACCGAATCGGTCATCGGCGACAAGCAGGGCTTCATCGACGCGGTCCGCGACGCACTGTACGCGTCAAAGATTGTCAGCTATGCCCAGGGATTTGTTCAGTTGCAAGCCGCGTCGACCGAACACGACTGGGATCTGGATTACGGGCAATCCGCACTGCTGTGGCGAGGCGGTTGTATCATCCGGGCTCAGTTCTTGGACCGGATCAAGGAAGCGTTCGACGACCAGCCGAACCTGGAAAACCTGTTGCTGTATCCCTTTTTCAAGGACGCCATCGAACAATGCCAACCGGCGTGGCGTCGCGTGGTGGCCGCCGCCAGCATCGCGGGAATCCCGGTCCCGGCCTTCGGTGCGGCACTGAATTATTACGACGGCTATCGAATGGATCGCCTGCCGGCGAACCTGTTGCAGGCCCAGCGTGACTATTTCGGTGCCCACACGTACAAACGGGTCGACCGGGACGGCACCTTCCACAGCGAATGGCTGGATTTACGTCGTCCGGTCAGCTGA